A single region of the Stenotrophomonas sp. Marseille-Q4652 genome encodes:
- a CDS encoding DUF924 family protein encodes MSAAKEVVEFWRAAGPQRWFARDDQFDAEFRRRFLDAHYAAARRACEDWLETAEGALALMLLLDQFPRNCFRNTAHSYATDGLARHYATRAIEEGLDRELTPQLRAFIYLPFEHSEDPLDQERSVAMFEVLGDLEYLRYAELHRDIIRRFGRFPHRNAALGRIPTPEELDFLATGGFAG; translated from the coding sequence ATGAGCGCAGCCAAAGAGGTGGTGGAGTTCTGGCGTGCGGCCGGTCCGCAGCGCTGGTTTGCCCGCGATGACCAGTTCGATGCCGAGTTCCGCCGCCGCTTCCTCGATGCGCACTACGCCGCGGCGCGGCGCGCCTGCGAGGACTGGCTGGAGACCGCCGAAGGCGCGCTGGCGCTGATGCTGCTGCTGGACCAGTTCCCGCGCAACTGCTTCCGCAACACGGCCCATTCCTACGCTACCGACGGCCTGGCCCGGCATTACGCCACGCGCGCGATCGAGGAAGGCCTGGACCGCGAGTTGACCCCGCAGCTGCGCGCCTTCATCTACCTGCCGTTCGAGCATTCGGAGGATCCGCTGGACCAGGAGCGCTCGGTGGCGATGTTCGAGGTGCTCGGCGACCTGGAATACCTGCGCTACGCCGAACTGCACCGGGACATCATCCGCCGCTTCGGACGCTTCCCGCACCGCAATGCGGCGCTGGGGCGCATTCCCACGCCGGAGGAGCTGGACTTCCTGGCTACCGGCGGCTTCGCCGGCTGA
- the grxD gene encoding Grx4 family monothiol glutaredoxin: MSLDPALRSRIESILGANRVVLFMKGQPTMPQCGFSAKAVGALSDLGVEFAHVNVLADNEIREGIKAYGDWPTIPQLYIDGELIGGSDIILQMAASGELSSVLGLPAPDRTPPSITVTPAAVEMLKGALADAPGAALQLSIDARFQPDFQLAPFDANAIAAESNGLRVQFDLASARRAEGITIDWVDDIRGKGLAIDNPNAPKAVQELDPRDADDQARAGAVTLVDVRPADERAIAAVSAPFRSFDGDGRVQLEALPKDTPLAFLCHRGGRSMQAAEQFRALGFTRVYNVTGGIDAWSQSVDNGVPRY, translated from the coding sequence ATGTCCCTAGATCCCGCCCTGCGTTCGCGCATTGAATCCATCCTCGGCGCCAACCGCGTCGTGCTCTTCATGAAGGGCCAGCCGACCATGCCGCAGTGCGGGTTCTCGGCCAAGGCCGTCGGTGCGCTCTCGGACCTGGGCGTGGAATTCGCCCACGTCAATGTGCTTGCCGACAACGAGATCCGCGAGGGCATCAAGGCCTACGGCGACTGGCCGACCATCCCGCAGCTGTACATCGACGGCGAGCTGATCGGCGGCAGCGACATCATCCTGCAGATGGCAGCCAGTGGTGAGCTGAGCAGCGTGCTCGGCCTGCCGGCCCCGGACCGCACCCCGCCGTCGATCACGGTCACCCCGGCCGCGGTGGAAATGCTCAAGGGAGCGCTGGCCGACGCCCCGGGCGCCGCGCTGCAGCTGAGCATCGATGCACGCTTCCAGCCGGACTTCCAGCTGGCCCCGTTCGATGCCAACGCCATTGCCGCCGAGTCCAACGGCCTGCGCGTGCAGTTCGACCTGGCCAGTGCCCGCCGCGCCGAAGGCATCACCATCGACTGGGTGGACGACATCCGCGGCAAGGGCCTGGCGATCGACAACCCGAATGCGCCCAAGGCCGTGCAGGAACTGGACCCGCGCGACGCCGACGACCAGGCCCGCGCCGGTGCAGTGACCCTGGTGGACGTGCGTCCGGCCGACGAGCGCGCCATCGCCGCGGTGTCCGCGCCGTTCCGCAGCTTCGACGGCGACGGCCGCGTCCAGCTCGAGGCCCTGCCCAAGGACACGCCGCTGGCGTTCCTGTGCCACCGCGGCGGCCGCAGCATGCAGGCCGCCGAGCAGTTCCGTGCGCTGGGCTTCACCCGCGTCTACAACGTCACCGGCGGCATCGATGCCTGGTCGCAGTCGGTGGACAACGGCGTGCCGCGCTACTGA